In one window of Methanosarcina vacuolata Z-761 DNA:
- a CDS encoding NAD(P)H-dependent oxidoreductase: protein MKVLYVYAHPEPKSFNGALKETALAALQEKGHEVKLSDLYAMKFHPVLKASDFPERKKQDVFKPFFEAIQASKTGAFAPDIKEEMEKVKWADLLIFQFPIYFTFMPAIMKGWIDRVLAPGFGFNPVTNNDYDTGLFKGKSAMIVATTGAPKAMYSEGGAHGDLNKHMESITHCIFEYMGMNVLPSHIIYEVSLMSRERGAEELEDYRHRILDL, encoded by the coding sequence ATGAAAGTTCTTTATGTTTACGCACACCCGGAACCTAAATCGTTTAACGGCGCTTTAAAGGAAACAGCACTTGCTGCCCTGCAGGAGAAAGGGCATGAAGTAAAGCTTTCGGACCTTTATGCAATGAAGTTTCATCCTGTCTTGAAAGCTTCGGATTTTCCTGAACGAAAAAAGCAGGACGTTTTCAAGCCTTTCTTTGAAGCGATCCAGGCCTCTAAAACAGGGGCTTTTGCGCCTGATATTAAAGAGGAAATGGAAAAGGTAAAGTGGGCAGACCTTCTGATTTTCCAGTTCCCTATTTATTTCACTTTCATGCCAGCTATAATGAAAGGATGGATCGACCGCGTTCTGGCTCCTGGGTTTGGGTTCAACCCGGTTACGAATAATGACTACGATACCGGGCTCTTTAAAGGAAAATCCGCAATGATTGTTGCAACTACCGGAGCTCCGAAAGCAATGTATTCTGAGGGAGGGGCCCACGGAGACCTGAATAAGCATATGGAATCAATAACTCATTGCATTTTTGAATATATGGGGATGAACGTGCTTCCATCTCATATAATTTACGAAGTGAGCCTTATGTCCAGGGAAAGGGGAGCTGAAGAATTAGAAGATTACAGGCATCGAATACTTGACCTTTAA
- a CDS encoding ABC transporter permease has translation MQFLKYPGMKYSWFRKLTVGIALFFTFLLFLSIGTLFFVLSPSEIFSALLSEEMLYSMKLSVLTSSISTFSVMCCSIPTAYALSRFSFPGKSIIKTVLGLPMAFPELVMGLALLLLFGQSFLGPALEAVGIKVTFSNLGIIIAQFFVAFPYAIRIIYSTFEDINPRYELVSRSFGYGEFETFRHVTLPMAKSGLFASGVITFARCIGAFGAVLVLAGGSYMYTEVLPVTLYLNISYGNLEMAITSGILLMGIAFLAILSFERFEGGRL, from the coding sequence ATGCAGTTCTTAAAATACCCGGGTATGAAATACTCCTGGTTCAGGAAACTCACAGTGGGCATTGCCCTGTTCTTCACTTTTTTGCTTTTCTTATCCATAGGAACCTTGTTCTTCGTCCTTAGTCCATCAGAAATCTTTTCAGCCCTGCTTTCGGAAGAAATGCTTTATTCAATGAAACTTTCCGTGCTGACCTCTTCAATCTCAACATTTTCTGTAATGTGCTGTTCAATTCCGACAGCTTATGCCCTTTCACGTTTCTCCTTTCCAGGAAAAAGCATTATAAAAACCGTACTCGGGCTTCCTATGGCATTTCCTGAACTGGTAATGGGCCTTGCCCTCCTGCTTCTTTTCGGGCAGAGCTTTCTCGGGCCTGCGCTTGAAGCTGTGGGGATAAAGGTAACCTTCAGCAATCTCGGGATAATAATTGCCCAGTTTTTTGTAGCTTTTCCCTATGCTATAAGGATTATTTACTCTACCTTTGAAGACATCAACCCAAGATACGAACTGGTCTCAAGGAGCTTTGGGTACGGGGAATTCGAAACCTTCAGGCACGTGACTCTTCCAATGGCAAAGAGTGGGCTTTTTGCTTCAGGAGTGATCACCTTTGCTCGTTGTATAGGGGCTTTTGGAGCAGTGCTGGTGCTGGCAGGGGGATCATATATGTATACCGAAGTTCTGCCTGTGACCCTCTACCTGAACATTTCCTATGGAAATCTGGAAATGGCAATCACAAGTGGAATTTTGCTCATGGGAATTGCTTTTCTTGCAATCCTCAGCTTTGAAAGGTTTGAAGGGGGGAGGCTGTGA
- the hisB gene encoding imidazoleglycerol-phosphate dehydratase HisB: MRTGRLSRKTKETDIQLELNLDGTGIADINTGIGFFDHMLTSFARHAEFDLKVRADGDLYVDEHHLVEDTGIVLGKVLAEALGDMAGIARFGEARIPMDEALAEVALDVGGRSYLVLKAEFSSPQVGQFSTQLVKHFFETLASNAKITIHASVYGDNDHHKIEALFKAFAYAMKRAVKIEGNEVKSTKGTL; encoded by the coding sequence ATGAGAACAGGCAGATTGTCCCGCAAAACAAAAGAGACCGATATCCAGCTTGAGCTGAACCTTGACGGCACTGGGATTGCCGATATTAACACAGGGATCGGGTTTTTTGACCATATGCTTACTTCTTTTGCAAGGCATGCAGAGTTTGACCTTAAAGTACGTGCGGACGGCGACCTGTACGTGGACGAGCATCACCTTGTGGAAGACACAGGAATAGTTCTCGGAAAAGTGCTTGCAGAGGCGCTTGGAGATATGGCAGGAATTGCCCGTTTTGGGGAGGCCAGAATTCCAATGGACGAAGCCCTTGCCGAGGTCGCCCTGGATGTAGGCGGACGCAGTTATCTTGTCCTGAAAGCTGAGTTTTCATCTCCTCAGGTAGGACAATTCAGTACCCAGCTTGTCAAGCACTTCTTTGAAACGCTGGCCTCAAATGCAAAAATTACCATCCATGCGAGTGTCTATGGCGATAATGACCATCACAAAATCGAAGCTCTTTTCAAGGCTTTTGCCTATGCAATGAAACGTGCTGTAAAAATCGAGGGCAATGAGGTAAAAAGCACTAAAGGTACTCTGTGA
- a CDS encoding Rossmann-like domain-containing protein yields MPETEYPEKRKFPENEEKKEKNGLKGIGKGKTGEVNKGERKKEETEILPTLVNALKNDLDPALKDVEVKDVRIGLAYIGVLLSENYGGVACTPLYEFSGCPALGFAGSLKGKTADKVLELALSKNPLEAAVGIATANALSHMLLDTKPEKFLTSNVDILDLIKPEDRVAMVGYFGPLVPKILKITEKLTILEKREIESPKTLTLPSEKAREVLPVSDVIILSASTLANRTFDELLSLGGAAREVVLLGPSSPLYPAPFFERGITAVMGTRIFDPMTMLTIVSEAGGTKKLHKYCGEKVAFKKNK; encoded by the coding sequence ATGCCAGAAACAGAATATCCCGAAAAAAGAAAATTCCCGGAAAATGAAGAAAAAAAGGAAAAAAATGGACTGAAAGGAATAGGAAAAGGAAAAACAGGGGAAGTAAATAAAGGGGAAAGAAAAAAAGAAGAAACTGAAATTCTGCCCACCCTGGTGAATGCTCTCAAAAATGACCTGGACCCTGCTCTTAAGGACGTAGAAGTAAAGGATGTAAGGATAGGGCTCGCTTATATCGGAGTCCTGCTTTCTGAAAACTATGGGGGCGTTGCCTGTACCCCTCTTTACGAGTTTTCAGGCTGTCCTGCTCTCGGGTTTGCGGGCTCTCTGAAAGGTAAAACTGCAGATAAAGTGCTTGAACTTGCCCTGTCCAAAAATCCTCTTGAAGCTGCGGTCGGAATTGCAACTGCAAATGCTCTTTCTCACATGCTGCTGGATACAAAACCTGAAAAATTCCTGACATCAAACGTGGATATCCTTGACCTCATAAAACCCGAAGACAGGGTTGCAATGGTAGGATATTTTGGTCCCCTTGTCCCTAAAATCCTGAAAATAACCGAGAAACTTACGATCCTCGAAAAGCGTGAAATCGAATCTCCGAAAACCCTGACTCTGCCCTCGGAAAAAGCCAGAGAAGTTCTCCCTGTATCGGATGTAATCATTCTCAGTGCAAGTACTCTCGCCAACAGGACTTTTGATGAACTACTGTCCCTGGGGGGCGCAGCAAGGGAAGTTGTCCTGCTAGGCCCAAGCTCTCCTCTTTACCCTGCCCCGTTTTTTGAGAGAGGAATTACTGCAGTAATGGGAACCCGAATCTTTGATCCTATGACTATGCTTACCATTGTCAGCGAAGCAGGAGGTACGAAAAAACTTCACAAGTACTGTGGAGAGAAAGTGGCATTTAAAAAAAACAAATAA
- the modA gene encoding molybdate ABC transporter substrate-binding protein, producing the protein MKKVCAFIIIMVLAMVMAMVMAGSGCTEKMSHGPASNYSENEFEGQKLTVCAGAGLIKPMNELIGNFENETGADIEVRYGGSAEIFGFLTSKECDVFIPGDYHYTEQAMERNYVFNDSVENLTRHIPVIAVPAGNPANISKLEDLAKPGVKLALGDPNGPAIGRVSEKICTQAGILPEVQNNTIVKTATVNQLLIYLTSGDADAAIIWEDMANWSEASGKLKVISIPEKQNKIQTIPTAVSTYTEDPELAEAFNTYIAGDEAKATWEKWGFEPCSS; encoded by the coding sequence ATGAAAAAGGTCTGCGCATTCATAATTATCATGGTGTTGGCTATGGTTATGGCTATGGTTATGGCTGGCTCCGGATGTACTGAAAAAATGTCTCATGGTCCTGCTTCTAATTATTCGGAAAATGAATTTGAGGGACAGAAGCTCACTGTTTGTGCCGGAGCAGGACTTATAAAGCCCATGAATGAATTGATTGGGAATTTTGAAAACGAAACTGGAGCAGATATCGAGGTTCGTTATGGAGGAAGTGCTGAAATCTTCGGATTTCTGACCTCTAAGGAGTGCGATGTCTTCATTCCCGGAGACTATCACTACACTGAACAGGCTATGGAAAGGAATTATGTTTTCAATGACAGTGTGGAAAACCTGACCCGACATATCCCGGTTATCGCAGTACCTGCGGGAAATCCTGCAAACATAAGCAAACTCGAGGACCTGGCAAAACCCGGAGTAAAGCTGGCTCTTGGAGACCCGAATGGGCCTGCAATAGGCAGGGTCTCGGAAAAGATCTGTACACAGGCAGGAATCCTTCCTGAAGTACAGAATAACACAATTGTCAAGACTGCAACAGTAAATCAGCTCCTTATTTACCTCACGTCCGGAGATGCGGATGCAGCAATTATATGGGAAGATATGGCAAACTGGAGTGAAGCCAGTGGAAAACTCAAAGTAATCTCTATCCCTGAAAAACAGAATAAAATACAGACCATACCCACAGCAGTTTCCACATATACAGAAGACCCTGAACTGGCAGAAGCATTTAACACTTACATTGCAGGAGATGAAGCGAAGGCCACCTGGGAAAAATGGGGCTTTGAGCCATGCAGTTCTTAA
- a CDS encoding cytochrome b5 domain-containing protein, which translates to MGEIVRKALIVLAVLFGIFLAIGCAGNKPVTPNETGNSEQAVAPAGAITEAVNETPITEITLAEAVSPTERQNATEMQNVTGVSELKEYTLKELAEYNGKNGTVYVAYQGQVYNVSDSDIWKNGTHNGCNAGTDLTGKMDKTPHGGKILKGYPVVGTLKK; encoded by the coding sequence ATGGGTGAAATAGTGAGAAAAGCGCTGATTGTATTGGCAGTGTTGTTCGGCATATTCCTCGCAATAGGATGTGCAGGAAATAAACCGGTAACTCCAAATGAAACAGGAAACTCTGAACAGGCTGTAGCTCCAGCTGGAGCTATAACTGAAGCTGTAAATGAAACTCCTATTACAGAAATAACTCTTGCTGAAGCAGTTTCTCCAACTGAAAGACAGAACGCAACTGAAATGCAGAATGTGACAGGGGTATCGGAACTAAAAGAATATACACTTAAAGAACTTGCAGAGTACAACGGTAAAAATGGGACGGTATACGTTGCCTATCAAGGCCAGGTCTATAATGTATCTGATAGTGATATTTGGAAAAATGGCACTCACAACGGATGCAATGCTGGGACAGACCTCACTGGAAAAATGGACAAGACGCCACACGGGGGTAAAATATTAAAGGGTTATCCTGTAGTCGGGACTTTGAAAAAATAA
- a CDS encoding ATP-binding cassette domain-containing protein, which yields MSFLEVRDLCLDVGGFELDRIELKAEKGDYLTLIGPTGSGKSLLLETIIGFYGPEKGRIILEGKDITDLPPNMRQISIVYQDHMLFPHMNVFENIAYAIRKKLRDKKQIEAEVRQIAGVLEIGELLYRKPGTLSGGEKQRAAIARSLIVRPKLLLLDEPFSALDARTKEKLRKMLKKAISEYSTTVLHVTHDFEDVWALANRVVVLRKGKVMQSGDPESVFRRPSPDFVAEFLGTNVLEGKVKALEGKLTVIEAEGLKIYSSDPAEPGEEVAVSIRPEEVILARGVMESSARNTLKGKVSGVFKKEHLVVVEMDMGHAEIKVVVTPTSCEMLGLEPGREIYAVFKASNARIIR from the coding sequence GTGAGTTTTCTTGAAGTCAGGGACCTCTGCCTTGATGTAGGGGGTTTTGAACTCGACAGGATAGAGCTCAAAGCCGAAAAAGGAGATTATCTGACTTTGATAGGCCCTACAGGAAGCGGGAAGTCCCTTCTCCTTGAGACCATAATAGGGTTTTACGGTCCTGAAAAGGGCAGGATTATTCTCGAAGGAAAAGATATTACCGATCTTCCTCCGAATATGAGGCAGATAAGCATAGTGTATCAGGATCACATGCTTTTTCCCCACATGAATGTTTTCGAAAATATAGCATATGCAATTCGAAAAAAGCTCAGAGACAAAAAGCAGATCGAGGCTGAAGTAAGGCAGATTGCCGGAGTCCTCGAGATAGGTGAGTTGCTATACAGAAAACCAGGTACCCTGAGCGGAGGGGAAAAACAAAGGGCAGCCATTGCAAGGAGCCTTATAGTCAGACCAAAACTGCTCCTTCTGGACGAACCTTTCAGCGCCCTTGATGCAAGAACAAAAGAAAAGCTCAGGAAGATGCTGAAAAAAGCGATCAGTGAGTACAGTACTACTGTTTTGCATGTGACCCACGATTTTGAAGACGTCTGGGCTCTGGCGAACCGCGTGGTCGTATTAAGGAAAGGGAAAGTTATGCAGTCAGGTGACCCTGAATCGGTTTTCAGGCGACCTTCTCCTGATTTCGTGGCCGAGTTTCTGGGCACCAACGTGCTTGAGGGAAAGGTAAAGGCTCTCGAAGGAAAACTTACAGTGATTGAAGCCGAAGGACTGAAAATCTATTCATCAGACCCTGCCGAGCCCGGAGAAGAGGTCGCTGTCTCTATTCGCCCGGAAGAGGTTATTCTTGCCAGAGGGGTCATGGAAAGTTCGGCCCGAAACACTTTGAAAGGAAAAGTTTCAGGAGTTTTCAAAAAGGAACATCTTGTCGTGGTCGAGATGGATATGGGACATGCAGAAATTAAAGTCGTGGTTACGCCGACTTCATGTGAAATGCTCGGGCTCGAACCAGGCAGGGAAATATATGCTGTGTTCAAAGCTTCAAATGCCAGGATAATAAGGTGA
- a CDS encoding class I SAM-dependent methyltransferase, whose translation MFGESEKNVSKLKDFWVEFFADRRDGGHRFSDEEFISMEAREKLFHLGGGKTLLDFGCGAGELLVYYAPEYEQLVGVDFSASMLDEASKKIREKKCGNILLIQADDKTVWDKLEYSFDRITAAGVVQYLTLQEIDNFIFNASNYLNKGGKIVLFDILDPRLYPLWKIGLFSQDANFLSILRKIAFEFKVILSASLNSHPRDILGFSHNPSAIKKIADKYNFEITFVKSMYYEYKYHAIIFRTSEAQEF comes from the coding sequence ATGTTTGGGGAAAGTGAAAAAAACGTATCCAAACTAAAGGATTTTTGGGTAGAATTTTTTGCAGATCGGAGAGACGGTGGCCACAGATTTTCAGATGAGGAATTTATTTCCATGGAAGCCAGGGAAAAACTATTCCACCTTGGTGGGGGCAAAACCCTGCTTGACTTTGGATGCGGTGCAGGCGAGCTCCTGGTTTACTATGCGCCGGAATATGAACAGCTTGTAGGAGTTGATTTTTCCGCATCCATGCTTGATGAAGCAAGCAAAAAAATCAGGGAAAAAAAATGTGGGAATATATTGTTAATTCAGGCTGATGATAAAACTGTCTGGGACAAACTGGAATACTCCTTTGATCGAATAACTGCAGCTGGAGTGGTTCAGTATTTGACATTGCAAGAAATTGATAACTTTATCTTTAATGCATCAAATTATCTTAATAAAGGGGGTAAAATAGTGTTATTCGACATACTGGACCCTCGATTATATCCATTATGGAAAATAGGACTGTTTTCACAAGACGCAAACTTCTTAAGTATTTTGCGCAAAATCGCTTTTGAATTTAAAGTTATATTATCGGCAAGCTTGAATAGTCACCCCAGAGATATTCTCGGGTTTTCTCATAATCCAAGTGCAATTAAAAAAATAGCCGATAAATATAATTTTGAAATTACTTTTGTAAAATCAATGTATTACGAATACAAATATCATGCAATAATATTTCGAACTTCAGAGGCTCAGGAATTTTAA
- a CDS encoding DUF190 domain-containing protein — MPSALLRIYLKQNATFHDKSIYEKVIEFLLDSGINGATLLRGIEGYGADKKIHTIKVLQLSHDLPVVMEVIDDEEKLRSLIPQLREIVGNELMTIQKVEIV; from the coding sequence ATGCCTTCCGCACTTCTTCGCATATATCTAAAGCAAAACGCAACCTTTCATGACAAATCCATTTATGAGAAGGTTATCGAATTTTTACTTGATTCAGGTATTAATGGCGCAACTCTTCTCAGAGGAATTGAAGGTTATGGAGCGGATAAAAAGATCCATACCATCAAGGTCTTACAGCTAAGCCATGACCTTCCAGTAGTTATGGAAGTAATTGACGATGAAGAAAAACTAAGATCCTTAATTCCTCAACTGCGAGAGATTGTTGGAAACGAGCTTATGACGATTCAAAAAGTAGAAATTGTTTGA
- a CDS encoding right-handed parallel beta-helix repeat-containing protein: MHFKFRGIATLVLLASLVTLAVCGCVSGSETSSEATTSTTTDTTNNTNTTSTASEAYTQSGGTETSSNQAFIASNTDENGIKVTNGGTFTLSNSTVTKTGDTSSNDNSDFYGLNAGVLAESGSAIELTNCTVTTNANGANGVFATGSGSSVTLSNVTINTSADGSRGVDATQTGNITCTDVNITTVGQHCAAIATDRGNGNINVTGGTMNTAGDGSPGIYSTGNITVSDSVITATGSEAVVIEGKNSISLTNVTISGEKKCGAMLYQSFSGDAEVGTSSFTMNGGSLNATVGPLFYITNTESIIELKDANLSAASGTLLTASADRWGNTGSNGGVVTFKAENETLNGNITCDNISSVTAMLQNNTTLTGAINANNTASSMNMTLDSTSTWNVTGTSYLTSFTDEDSTLSNIKDNGNTIYYDSNSSTNSWLEGKTYTLTDGGQLTPVTVSQ, from the coding sequence ATGCACTTTAAATTTCGAGGCATAGCCACACTGGTACTGTTAGCCAGTCTGGTTACCCTGGCAGTTTGTGGGTGCGTGTCCGGATCGGAAACTTCGAGCGAAGCTACGACGAGTACAACCACCGATACGACTAATAATACCAATACTACTTCTACGGCAAGTGAAGCGTACACGCAGAGCGGAGGAACTGAAACCAGCTCAAATCAGGCTTTTATTGCCTCTAATACCGATGAAAACGGAATCAAAGTTACTAATGGTGGTACTTTCACTCTTTCAAATTCGACGGTGACAAAAACAGGAGACACCTCTTCGAATGATAATAGCGACTTTTACGGCCTCAATGCTGGTGTACTGGCAGAGTCCGGAAGTGCAATAGAGCTCACCAATTGTACAGTAACTACAAACGCCAATGGCGCCAATGGTGTCTTTGCTACGGGATCGGGTTCTTCAGTAACTCTGTCCAATGTTACGATCAATACTTCTGCCGACGGCTCCCGTGGTGTGGATGCAACCCAGACCGGTAACATAACCTGTACGGATGTAAATATCACCACAGTCGGGCAACACTGTGCAGCCATTGCAACAGACCGTGGAAACGGAAATATTAATGTTACAGGCGGGACTATGAACACAGCCGGAGACGGTTCTCCAGGAATCTATTCTACAGGCAATATTACAGTTTCTGATTCCGTTATTACAGCTACAGGATCGGAAGCTGTCGTAATAGAAGGAAAGAACTCCATATCTTTGACGAATGTCACCATTTCAGGTGAGAAAAAATGTGGAGCTATGCTCTACCAGAGTTTCTCAGGTGATGCCGAAGTAGGTACCAGCAGCTTTACGATGAACGGAGGCTCACTCAATGCGACAGTAGGTCCTCTATTCTATATTACAAATACAGAATCCATAATAGAGCTAAAAGATGCTAACTTGAGTGCAGCATCTGGTACACTTTTGACAGCCAGCGCTGACAGGTGGGGCAATACAGGATCAAACGGCGGTGTTGTAACCTTTAAGGCAGAAAATGAGACTCTCAATGGTAATATTACCTGCGATAATATCAGTTCAGTCACAGCCATGTTGCAGAATAACACTACCCTGACCGGAGCAATTAATGCAAACAATACGGCAAGCTCGATGAACATGACCCTGGATTCAACCAGTACCTGGAATGTGACAGGAACTTCATACCTGACAAGTTTCACAGATGAAGATTCCACATTGTCTAATATCAAGGACAATGGAAATACCATATATTATGACTCAAATTCCAGCACAAACAGCTGGCTTGAAGGTAAAACTTACACTCTGACTGACGGAGGCCAGCTAACTCCTGTGACAGTTTCGCAGTAA
- a CDS encoding beta/alpha barrel domain-containing protein: MIDLFDLYFYEDCPYQDESAELLRLEGRGKMRIVSRENGICACAGDLAEYYERKNLKTLNYLRDGETFKPGDAIFEAEGDLKLLFRYWRVSQTFLTIMCAIATKTASLVSAGRKANPDLIIATSRKTHPGSRIFEIKAVRAGGGDIHRNSLSDSIQFSQNHLEVAGELGKPKAIKKIEIEPRTREEAFKYAGMSDIMLLDHISPEELRELGPELKKLNPKLELAVGGIKGLMIPEYAPFVDIIVISAPYYANPLDFSTKIERI; this comes from the coding sequence ATGATAGACCTTTTTGATCTGTATTTTTATGAAGACTGTCCTTATCAGGATGAAAGCGCAGAACTGCTCAGGCTTGAAGGCAGGGGAAAAATGAGGATTGTTTCAAGAGAAAACGGGATATGTGCCTGTGCTGGCGACCTGGCAGAGTATTATGAAAGAAAAAACCTGAAGACCCTGAATTACCTTCGAGACGGAGAGACTTTCAAGCCCGGGGATGCAATTTTCGAAGCCGAAGGAGACCTTAAACTCCTGTTCAGGTACTGGAGGGTTTCCCAGACTTTCCTCACCATCATGTGTGCAATTGCCACGAAGACGGCATCTCTCGTTAGTGCAGGCCGAAAGGCAAACCCTGACCTTATTATTGCAACAAGCCGTAAGACCCACCCCGGATCGAGGATATTTGAGATTAAAGCCGTGCGGGCAGGCGGAGGAGACATTCATAGAAACTCCCTCAGCGATTCCATTCAGTTCAGCCAGAATCATCTGGAAGTTGCAGGCGAACTGGGAAAGCCCAAGGCTATTAAAAAGATAGAAATAGAGCCCAGAACGAGAGAAGAAGCGTTCAAATATGCCGGAATGTCGGATATTATGCTCCTTGACCATATTTCTCCGGAAGAACTGCGGGAACTCGGGCCCGAACTTAAGAAACTAAATCCAAAGCTTGAACTTGCAGTAGGAGGAATTAAAGGGCTCATGATTCCTGAATATGCTCCTTTTGTAGATATTATCGTTATAAGCGCTCCCTATTACGCAAATCCGCTTGACTTCTCAACAAAAATCGAAAGAATTTGA
- a CDS encoding GNAT family N-acetyltransferase encodes MITAEQSNTDNIYIREVSSESDLEESLRTVKTSFITVAKDFNLTEKDNPSNPAFTNITKLKEMKVNGVKMYGLYVGIKQEGFVAIEKANDEIFYMERLAVHPTSRHKGYGRKLIDFVVEYAKQNGGKKVSIGIINENERLKNWYKKYGFEETGLKKFEHMSFTVCFMEKVLL; translated from the coding sequence ATGATCACTGCAGAACAAAGCAATACTGATAATATATATATCCGAGAAGTCTCTTCTGAAAGTGATTTAGAAGAAAGCTTGCGGACTGTAAAGACTTCTTTCATAACGGTCGCAAAGGATTTTAACCTTACAGAAAAGGATAATCCTTCAAACCCTGCCTTTACTAATATTACTAAGCTTAAAGAAATGAAAGTAAATGGCGTAAAGATGTACGGTTTATACGTTGGAATTAAACAGGAAGGTTTTGTGGCAATTGAGAAAGCAAACGATGAGATTTTTTATATGGAGAGATTAGCAGTTCATCCGACTTCGCGACACAAAGGCTACGGAAGAAAACTGATAGACTTTGTAGTTGAATATGCTAAACAAAATGGGGGGAAGAAAGTCTCAATTGGAATCATAAATGAGAATGAAAGGCTAAAGAACTGGTATAAGAAATATGGGTTTGAGGAAACAGGATTAAAAAAGTTTGAACATATGTCTTTTACTGTTTGTTTTATGGAGAAAGTTCTTCTATAA